The following DNA comes from Streptomyces pristinaespiralis.
TCCGGCCCGGGGCCGGAACGTCGTGCACACGATCCGTGCCATTCGTCCACGGATCGACTGCATCGTGCGAGGCGCCTCAGTCGCGGGCGGGCTCGACCGCCTCACTGTCGATGCGGCCGTCGAGCTTGGAGACCAGACCCGTGACCTGACGGGCGATGTCCGGTGCGGTCAGGCCGATCTCCGCCATGACCTCCTTGCGGGAGGCGTGGTCGAGGAAACGGGGCGGGATGCCGAAGTCGCGCAGCGGCACGTCCACGCCCGCGTCGCGCAGCGCCTGGGCGATCGCCGATCCGACGCCGCCGACCCTGCTGTTGTCCTCGACGGTGACGACGACCCGGTGCTGCTCCGCGAGCGGTGCGAGCGCCTCGTCGACGGGCTTGACCCAACGGGGGTCGACGACGGTGGTCGAGATGCCCTGGGCGTCGAGCAGGTCGGCGATCTCCAGGCACATCGGGGCGAGGGCGCCGACGGAGACCAGCAGGACGTCGGGCCGTTCCGCCTCCGGCCGGCGCAGCACGTCCATGCCGCCGGCCTTGCCCACTGCCTTGACGGCCGGCCCGACCGCGCCCTTGGAGAAGCGGACCACGGTCGGCGCGTCGTCGACCTCGACGGCCTCGCGCAGCTGGGCGCGGACCTGGTCGGCGTCGCGCGGGGCGGCGATCCGCAGGCCCGGGACGACCTGAAGGATCGACATGTCCCACATGCCGTTGTGCGAGGCGCCGTCGGTGCCGGTGACGCCGGCCCGGTCCAGTACGAAGGTCACACCGCACTTGTGCAGGGCGACGTCCATCAGGACCTGGTCGAAGGCGCGGTTGAGGAAGGTGGCGTAGACGGCGAAGACGGGGTGCAGGCCGCCGGTCGCCAGGCCCGCGGCCGAGACCGCGCCGTGCTGCTCGGCGATGCCGACGTCGTAGACCCGCTCGGGGAACGCCTTGGCGAACCGGTCGAGGCCGACGGGCTGGAGCATCGCGGCCGTGATGGCGACGATGTCCTCGCGCTCCTTGCCGAGCTTGACCATCTCCTCGCCGAACACCGAGGTCCAGTCGAGGCCGGAGCTCGAGATGGGCAGTCCCGTGTCGGGGTGGATCTTGCCGACGGCGTGGAAGCGGTCCGCCTCGTCCGCCAGGGCGGGCTGGTAGCCGCGGCCCTTCTCGGTGAGGCAGTGGACGATGACGGGGCCGCCGAAGCGCTTGGCGCGGGCGAGGGCCGACTCGAGCGCCTCGATGTCGTGGCCGTCGATGGGGCCGACGTACTTGAGGCCGAGGTCCTCGAACATGCCCTGCGGGGCGATGAAGTCCTTCAGGCCCTTCTTCGCGCCGTGCAGCGTGCCGTACAGCGGCTTGCCGACGACGGGGGTGCGCTCGAGGAGGTCCTTGCCGCGGGCGAGGAAGCGCTCGTAACCGTCGGTGGTGCGCAGGGTGGCCAGGTGGTTGGCGAGGCCGCCGATGGTCGGCGCGTACGAGCGCTCGTTGTCGTTGACGACGATGACCAGCGGGCGGTCCTTGGCGGCGGCGATGTTGTTCAGCGCCTCCCAGGCCATGCCGCCCGTGAGGGCGCCGTCGCCGATGACGGCCACCACGTGGTCGTCCTTCTTCAGGACCTCGTTGGCCTTGGCGAGGCCGTCGGCCCAGCCGAGCACGGTGGAGGCGTGCGAATTCTCGATGACGTCGTGCTCGGACTCGCCCTGCGAGGGGTAGCCGGACAGCCCGCCCTTCATCTTGAGCCTGGAGAAGTCCTGGCGGCCGGTCAGCAGCTTGTGGACGTAGCTCTGGTGCCCGGTGTCCCAGAGGACCTTGTCCTTGGGGGACTCGAAGACACGGTGGAGGGCGATGGTCAGCTCGACCACGCCCAGGTTGGGTCCGAGGTGCCCACCGGTCTTGGAGACGGCGTCCACCAGGAAGGTGCGGATCTCTGCGGCCAGCTGCTCCAACTGCTCCGGGCCGAGCCGGTCCAGGTCGCGCGGTCCCCTGATACGGGAAAGCAGTGCCACCCGTGCCTCCTTGCATTCGAGCTGCATCCGAGCCGATCGACTCTGGGCTGATCGACCTTGCCGATTGCCCGAGTCTAATGTTCCGTGCACGCGCCCGGTCATCGGGCGGTGGGTTCTGTGTCACGTCTATGACGTGACACAGCAGTGCCCGGCACCGCTGCGCGGCACCGGGCACTGTGCGGTCGTACTAGGCGCGACCTGCGGTCTTCTGCGTCTTACGGGTGACGGAGTCGATCACGACCGTCGCCAGCAGGACACCACCGGTGATCATGTACTGGATCGGCGTCGCGATGCCCTCCAGGGCGAGTCCGTACTGGATCGAGACGATGACCATGACGCCCAGCAGGGCGTTCCAGGTGCGGCCCCGGCCACCGAAGAGGCTGGTGCCGCCGATGACGGCCGCGGCGATGACGTTCATCAGCAGGTCGCCGGCGCCGGCGCTCTGGTTGGCCGCCGCGATCTTGGAGGCCCAGAACAGACCGCCGACGGCCGCGAACAGCCCGGCCAGGGCGAAGACCGAGATGCGCACCGCGGTGACGTTGATACCGGCACGGCGCGAGGCCTCGACGCTGCCGCCGAGCGCGAAGATCTTGCGGCCGTAGGCGGTACGGCGGAGCACGAAGTCCGTGATCACGAGGACGGCCAGGAACAGCACCAGCGCCAGGGGCAGGCCCTTGTACTGGTTGAACATGGCGGCCGCGGCGAACGCGATGACCGCGAGGATCACCGTGCGCATGATGATGTCCGAGAGCGGCCGGGACGGGACGCCGGCCGCGGCGCGGCGGCGGTTGTCGAAGAAGGACGACAGGAAGAAGCCGACCACGGCGACGGCGGCGAGCCCGTAGGCGGCCGCGATGTCGGAGAAGTAGTACGTGGTCAGCTGTCCGACGACACCCTCGCCGTCCAGGTTGATCGTGCCGTTCTCACCGAGCAGCTGCAGCATGAAGCCGAGCCAGAACAGCAGGCCGGCCAGCGTCACGGCGAACGCCGGGGCGCCGATCTTGGCGAAGAAGAAGCCGTGCACGGCGCCGATGGCGGCACCGCTGGCCAGGGCGACGACCACCGCCAGCCATTCGTTCATCCCGTGCGTCACGCTCAGCACGGCGACGATCGCGCCGGAGACGCCGCTGACGGAGCCGACCGACAGGTCGATCTCACCGAGCAGCAGCACGAAGATGATGCCGACGGCCATCATGCCGGTGGCGACCATCGTGACGGCGATGTTGCTCAGGTTCTCCGCCGAGAGGAACTGCGAGTTCATGGTCTGGAAGATCACCGCGATGACGATCAGACCGATGACGACCGGGATCGACCCGAGGTCGCCGGCGTGCACCTTGCGCTTGAACTCGGAGAAGTAGCCCTTGAGCCCCTGCTCAC
Coding sequences within:
- the dxs gene encoding 1-deoxy-D-xylulose-5-phosphate synthase; translation: MALLSRIRGPRDLDRLGPEQLEQLAAEIRTFLVDAVSKTGGHLGPNLGVVELTIALHRVFESPKDKVLWDTGHQSYVHKLLTGRQDFSRLKMKGGLSGYPSQGESEHDVIENSHASTVLGWADGLAKANEVLKKDDHVVAVIGDGALTGGMAWEALNNIAAAKDRPLVIVVNDNERSYAPTIGGLANHLATLRTTDGYERFLARGKDLLERTPVVGKPLYGTLHGAKKGLKDFIAPQGMFEDLGLKYVGPIDGHDIEALESALARAKRFGGPVIVHCLTEKGRGYQPALADEADRFHAVGKIHPDTGLPISSSGLDWTSVFGEEMVKLGKEREDIVAITAAMLQPVGLDRFAKAFPERVYDVGIAEQHGAVSAAGLATGGLHPVFAVYATFLNRAFDQVLMDVALHKCGVTFVLDRAGVTGTDGASHNGMWDMSILQVVPGLRIAAPRDADQVRAQLREAVEVDDAPTVVRFSKGAVGPAVKAVGKAGGMDVLRRPEAERPDVLLVSVGALAPMCLEIADLLDAQGISTTVVDPRWVKPVDEALAPLAEQHRVVVTVEDNSRVGGVGSAIAQALRDAGVDVPLRDFGIPPRFLDHASRKEVMAEIGLTAPDIARQVTGLVSKLDGRIDSEAVEPARD
- a CDS encoding sugar ABC transporter permease gives rise to the protein MTTEKTPTATGTKVVNPDAAHDALTAVDPRLLVREQGLKGYFSEFKRKVHAGDLGSIPVVIGLIVIAVIFQTMNSQFLSAENLSNIAVTMVATGMMAVGIIFVLLLGEIDLSVGSVSGVSGAIVAVLSVTHGMNEWLAVVVALASGAAIGAVHGFFFAKIGAPAFAVTLAGLLFWLGFMLQLLGENGTINLDGEGVVGQLTTYYFSDIAAAYGLAAVAVVGFFLSSFFDNRRRAAAGVPSRPLSDIIMRTVILAVIAFAAAAMFNQYKGLPLALVLFLAVLVITDFVLRRTAYGRKIFALGGSVEASRRAGINVTAVRISVFALAGLFAAVGGLFWASKIAAANQSAGAGDLLMNVIAAAVIGGTSLFGGRGRTWNALLGVMVIVSIQYGLALEGIATPIQYMITGGVLLATVVIDSVTRKTQKTAGRA